The following DNA comes from Salvia splendens isolate huo1 chromosome 17, SspV2, whole genome shotgun sequence.
GGGTAATAGCAGTTCCCATCTTCCTTAATGGCATCACAGTTGACATCTCCTTCCCCGCACGAGTAATCCAGCGCCTCCTGCAGCGTCTCAGCCGGCACACTAGGCTTCGCCACGCGCGCGTGTGGTGGGAGTGGCGCCGGCACCACTCCCACCAAGCGAGCCGGGTCGAACGCGGGCAAATGCTTCCCGTACGGAGGGCTCGCCATCGGCGCAATGTACGGAGCCGGCACGTGGTAGTTCGGCTGCGGCGGGATGGTTCCCACCAGCGGAGGCAGAGCGAATGTCGGGATCGAAGGCGACGGGCGCGGCGGGAATGGATTCGGATTCTTCACCTTGCTCTTGCTTATATCAATGTGAGAGAGCTGTCTCCTTATAACATTGCTCATAATCATAGAAACCCCAAGATTTTTCATGGCGTTGGAGTGGGATTTCTCC
Coding sequences within:
- the LOC121773481 gene encoding major pollen allergen Ole e 10-like, encoding MKNLGVSMIMSNVIRRQLSHIDISKSKVKNPNPFPPRPSPSIPTFALPPLVGTIPPQPNYHVPAPYIAPMASPPYGKHLPAFDPARLVGVVPAPLPPHARVAKPSVPAETLQEALDYSCGEGDVNCDAIKEDGNCYYPDSVVAHASYAFNSYWQKTKANGGTCGFGSTAMIITSDLSYGHCRFALT